A single genomic interval of Actinomycetota bacterium harbors:
- a CDS encoding Ig-like domain-containing protein: MMARHAARRQFGPDLQRRLAAATAVLVLATLGAVGLGGVLPAAGQSVNGAALGIGPTFPITATVGSTNVLAFIKLINVSDPQDGNITIPANGITLTPACGVLPTGATPPCPAASADPGVFGLSAVANGAPGTQCAGQVYTISPTDPATGEVRFLGAAITLTATNATTGVGGACVLLFSVNVLRTPAHDADPNAAGIQTYQLANAGGWHTDLNNSASCCGSSHTTVFPVSLGINTQMSPTVTLGKPISDTATLTGGISPTGTVGFAIYSPRDTNCAGPPVFTSTVPVTGTGTYNSGPFTPTATGVYRSVATYSGDTRNAPATAPCNAQGESVAVSSPLALSTTKAPILPVTGPDVPVLPLGALAVLFLAGGAFALWYDSERGRHSIPGR; encoded by the coding sequence ATGATGGCCAGGCACGCGGCCCGCAGGCAGTTCGGACCAGACCTGCAGCGGCGGCTGGCAGCTGCGACCGCGGTGCTCGTCCTCGCGACGCTCGGGGCCGTGGGCCTGGGAGGTGTCCTGCCCGCGGCCGGTCAGTCGGTCAACGGGGCGGCGCTGGGCATCGGTCCCACCTTCCCCATCACCGCAACCGTCGGGAGCACCAACGTGCTGGCCTTCATCAAGCTCATCAACGTCTCCGACCCCCAGGACGGCAACATCACCATCCCGGCGAACGGCATCACGCTCACCCCGGCGTGCGGTGTGCTGCCCACGGGCGCCACGCCCCCGTGCCCGGCGGCGTCTGCCGACCCCGGCGTGTTCGGCCTCAGCGCCGTGGCAAACGGAGCGCCCGGCACCCAGTGCGCCGGGCAGGTCTACACCATCTCGCCCACCGACCCGGCCACCGGTGAGGTGCGGTTCCTGGGAGCGGCCATCACCCTGACCGCCACCAATGCGACCACCGGGGTTGGCGGCGCCTGCGTCCTGCTGTTCTCGGTGAACGTGCTCCGGACCCCGGCCCATGATGCCGACCCGAATGCGGCCGGCATCCAGACCTACCAGCTAGCCAACGCCGGCGGATGGCACACCGACTTGAACAACAGCGCCTCGTGCTGCGGGTCCAGCCACACGACCGTGTTCCCGGTCAGCCTTGGGATCAACACTCAGATGTCGCCCACCGTGACCCTCGGCAAGCCCATCAGCGACACCGCGACCCTCACGGGCGGGATCTCGCCCACCGGCACCGTGGGCTTCGCCATCTACTCGCCGCGCGACACCAACTGCGCCGGGCCACCGGTGTTCACCTCGACCGTCCCGGTGACGGGCACGGGCACCTACAACTCCGGCCCGTTCACGCCCACCGCCACCGGTGTCTACCGCAGCGTGGCGACCTACAGCGGGGATACCCGCAACGCACCCGCCACCGCACCGTGCAACGCCCAGGGCGAGTCCGTGGCGGTCAGCTCGCCGCTGGCCCTGTCGACCACCAAAGCACCCATCCTCCCGGTCACCGGCCCCGACGTGCCGGTACTGCCGCTGGGTGCGCTGGCGGTGCTGTTCCTGGCGGGCGGGGCGTTCGCGCTCTGGTACGACAGCGAGCGGGGCCGGCACAGCATCCCGGGCAGGTAG